The window GTACCATCCAAGAATGTCTACACTCTGCTAGCTACGCTATATATGAGTATGACGCTAATCTTCATAAGATGTATCTATCGGCTGGTGGAACACACTGGCGATACAAAGGTGGATATCACTGACATTGAGGCCCTGAAACAACTGAACCCTCTTTTGCGATACGAAGTCTACTTCTATATTTTTGAGGCCACTCTTATGCTTCTCAATTCCGCACTGTGGAATGTATGGAATGCAGGCCGCCTGTTGCCGGCGAACCCCCATATCTATTTGGCACAAGATGGAATTGAGGCCATGGTAGAGGCGCCACCGGACTCTCGACCATTTTGGCAGAAAGCTGTGAACATGTTCACATTTGGGCTGCTATATGGCAAAAAGAGTCCTGTTGTGAGACTTGAAGAGTTGACCGAGTATTCGAGAGTTGGTGGAAATGGGCAAGCTGGAGCGCATATGCTCAAGTGATGAGGCTTGGGAGTATAGTCTATGCGATGCATGGACCGCTGTGCGATACAAGCCGAGCCAAAGGGGATTGTATCGGAAAAAGACTGTGCGTTTAGGTTTTCTCATTAAAATATATAgactttcttttgttcttctaACTGTACTCTATGTCATAATTTATTCTTTAGCCTTCTATTTTTCGTCTCGACTATCCTAAGTTATCTCAGAGGGTTTACCGCCATCGTCCATCTGACGGCTTCGCTTTGCCCTTAGTATCGTCGAAATGCGCCGAGATCATAGCCTCATTGGCAGTCAATTCATTGAATGCCGTCCAAAGGTTTCTTTAAAACCATGCCGAGTGAATGAGGAGCCGTTTCAACAAATCCGTTCTTTTGGTATAATTTTCTTCCAGGCCCGTCTGCCATTAGTGTGATGTAAGGAGCTCCGTCTTTGGGAGCTTGCGCTGAGATTTCCCATAGCAGCCTTTTCAAGATCTGGTCCCCCAAGCCCTTTCGTTGGTGCTGTGGATGGATTGCCATGTCCGCTATGTGGAAGTACCatccgc is drawn from Trichoderma atroviride chromosome 7, complete sequence and contains these coding sequences:
- a CDS encoding uncharacterized protein (EggNog:ENOG41~antiSMASH:Cluster_7.7), with amino-acid sequence MSSSITMALPSGYVIQDGYPSVPDYLNLRLIAGLSPKTASQATEISKGSWYGCFITSEEDNSVIGMGRIIGDGGWYFHIADMAIHPQHQRKGLGDQILKRLLWEISAQAPKDGAPYITLMADGPGRKLYQKNGFVETAPHSLGMVLKKPLDGIQ